One Novipirellula aureliae DNA window includes the following coding sequences:
- a CDS encoding alpha-L-fucosidase, producing MIEKSLRERTRYLFLLCGACALPLFHATAAVPNAVPTQRVNSCVVMDASEGKVEGSHYRWDFDLTIPGRYVVQLIGPVSNADGDAKVRVTVDGNSFSDSLKKVYMIEDGIVWQTTKAIDLKSGTHHLLVQSELGPTTVRLASEAYEKSRIHTSSNKYYEPWLKMHLSAEKQAALARHKQNRFGMFIHWGAYSVAGGSWKGTRIEQSRIAGPRVAEWLMFTFNISRAEYREFAKRFNPDKSFAENVAKLAKDTGMKYVVITAKHHDGFALFDSTCSDFDVVDACPYDGDLIKELYDACRAEGLDFGVYYSHGRDWADGADANYTNVKKNRDALGVPTRPNGKNLWDPSPNPYKDYLQNKAYPQVEELIKLMPELSLIWFDGEDLITEDQAFRFYKMIYDLNPNIIVNRRIGYDFGDYVDAGDNKTPDGSDLAAKHFETCGTGNHSWGYKAHDNNWRSSNQLLRNFVDIVSKGGNYLLNIGPDGEGRVQEPCVKNFQEMGDWVKTNSEAIFGTTRWTIFSEGVSKVQSDSSLSTEFWFSAKDDTVYAMSLAPAEGRVQIHALNESAGQVSQVRLLDGNQNLPWTQNAEALEIDFGSVATGPNGYAVAVTIK from the coding sequence ATGATTGAAAAAAGTTTGAGAGAAAGAACAAGATACCTATTCCTTTTGTGCGGAGCATGTGCCCTGCCCTTGTTTCATGCTACCGCAGCCGTTCCAAATGCAGTCCCCACACAGCGAGTCAACAGCTGTGTGGTCATGGACGCCTCCGAAGGAAAGGTGGAGGGATCGCATTATCGCTGGGACTTTGACTTGACGATCCCCGGTCGCTATGTGGTTCAACTGATCGGCCCGGTTTCCAACGCTGACGGCGATGCGAAAGTCCGCGTGACGGTGGACGGCAATTCGTTTAGCGATTCGCTGAAGAAAGTTTACATGATCGAAGATGGAATCGTATGGCAAACGACCAAGGCAATTGATCTAAAATCTGGCACACATCACCTTTTGGTTCAGTCGGAACTGGGGCCCACGACGGTTCGCCTCGCTTCCGAGGCCTATGAAAAGAGCCGTATCCACACCAGCTCGAACAAGTACTACGAGCCCTGGCTTAAAATGCATCTCTCGGCGGAAAAGCAAGCAGCCCTTGCCCGTCACAAACAGAATCGCTTTGGCATGTTCATTCACTGGGGTGCCTATTCCGTTGCGGGCGGCAGCTGGAAGGGAACCAGGATCGAACAGTCAAGAATCGCAGGCCCGCGCGTGGCAGAATGGCTGATGTTCACGTTTAACATTTCCCGCGCCGAGTATCGAGAATTCGCCAAACGGTTCAATCCCGATAAGTCTTTCGCCGAAAACGTCGCTAAGCTTGCCAAGGATACGGGAATGAAGTACGTCGTGATCACTGCCAAGCATCACGACGGATTCGCGCTGTTTGATTCAACTTGTTCTGATTTTGATGTCGTTGATGCTTGCCCCTATGACGGAGATCTGATCAAAGAGCTATACGATGCCTGTCGCGCGGAAGGACTGGACTTTGGCGTGTATTACTCGCATGGTCGTGACTGGGCCGATGGCGCGGACGCCAACTACACCAACGTCAAAAAAAACCGCGACGCCTTGGGGGTTCCCACCCGGCCAAACGGCAAAAACCTATGGGACCCCAGCCCCAACCCCTATAAAGACTACCTACAAAACAAAGCCTATCCGCAGGTCGAAGAACTGATCAAGCTGATGCCGGAATTGAGCTTGATTTGGTTCGACGGCGAGGACTTGATCACCGAAGATCAGGCCTTCCGTTTCTACAAAATGATCTACGATCTCAATCCTAACATCATCGTTAACCGTCGCATTGGCTACGATTTTGGCGACTACGTCGACGCTGGCGACAACAAGACACCGGACGGAAGCGACTTGGCTGCAAAACACTTCGAAACCTGTGGTACCGGGAATCACTCCTGGGGTTACAAAGCCCATGACAACAATTGGAGAAGTTCCAATCAATTGCTTCGCAATTTCGTTGACATCGTCTCCAAGGGCGGCAACTACCTGCTCAATATTGGACCGGACGGCGAGGGACGCGTGCAGGAACCGTGCGTGAAGAATTTCCAGGAGATGGGGGACTGGGTGAAAACCAACTCAGAGGCTATCTTTGGGACGACGCGTTGGACTATCTTTAGCGAAGGAGTCAGCAAGGTACAGAGTGACTCATCCCTTTCCACCGAGTTCTGGTTCAGCGCCAAGGACGACACGGTTTACGCGATGTCATTGGCCCCGGCCGAAGGTCGCGTGCAGATCCACGCCTTGAACGAATCCGCAGGCCAGGTGAGCCAAGTACGATTGCTCGATGGAAATCAGAATCTACCGTGGACGCAGAACGCCGAGGCGCTGGAAATCGATTTCGGCAGTGTTGCCACCGGTCCAAACGGATACGCGGTTGCCGTGACGATAAAGTAG
- a CDS encoding arylsulfatase, with product MKTLLRLCVCVIVSVSVTAVSGAQPEKPNILLIMVDDMGWSDIGCYGGEIETPNIDSLAKGGVRFRRFFNNAKCGATRVSLLMGRSNVGASQRTYNNPTLGHVLKQVEYHTYASGKNHSTINLVDRGFDRYYGLRDGMSNHFNPGLQREGEPVPGSKEGKIRYWCDEELTFETTDPKYQHYFPQGFYSTDAFTSKGLEYLDQWKREETGTPFFLYLAYTAPHYPLQAWPKDIAKYKGTYDVGYQAIRQARYQKQVDMGLVDPEQCPLSPATHADWSAMNAKERSDQAALMEIHAAMIDRVDQRIGDVLDKLKSMGVFDKTLILFCSDNGAEKVGTRKVPENAGEVGTYLSIGSSWSNVANTPHRMSKLSAYNGGSRTPMILHWPNRIKNPGRFTDKFAHVSNVMPTFLEISDAEYPETFNGVSGREILGASFADVIDDQPIEHQDTIYMNRGGQSFIIDDGWKLVTEDGKNWSLYNLNKEETEITDLSQAEPERFNTLLAKYQAWKDSIK from the coding sequence ATGAAAACATTACTACGATTGTGCGTTTGTGTGATCGTGTCTGTTTCGGTTACAGCAGTGTCCGGGGCACAACCAGAAAAACCGAACATCCTACTGATCATGGTGGATGATATGGGATGGTCGGATATCGGATGCTACGGAGGGGAAATCGAAACGCCCAACATTGACTCCTTGGCGAAAGGCGGTGTGCGATTCCGTCGCTTCTTCAATAATGCCAAGTGTGGAGCGACTCGGGTCAGCCTGTTGATGGGACGTTCCAACGTCGGAGCATCGCAACGTACCTACAACAATCCGACGTTGGGGCATGTGTTGAAGCAGGTCGAATATCACACTTATGCCTCTGGGAAAAATCACTCCACGATCAATCTCGTTGATCGTGGCTTCGACCGCTATTACGGGCTGCGGGATGGAATGTCGAACCATTTCAACCCCGGATTACAGCGAGAAGGCGAACCCGTTCCCGGCAGCAAGGAAGGTAAGATACGCTACTGGTGCGATGAAGAACTGACCTTCGAAACCACAGACCCGAAGTATCAGCATTATTTCCCCCAAGGCTTTTATTCGACCGATGCCTTTACTAGCAAGGGGCTCGAGTATTTAGACCAATGGAAAAGGGAAGAAACCGGGACCCCCTTCTTTCTGTATCTAGCCTACACCGCCCCGCACTATCCACTGCAGGCTTGGCCAAAAGATATTGCCAAATACAAAGGGACCTACGATGTTGGTTACCAGGCTATTCGTCAGGCTCGGTATCAAAAGCAGGTGGACATGGGACTGGTTGACCCGGAACAATGCCCGCTCTCACCGGCAACGCACGCGGACTGGTCAGCAATGAATGCCAAAGAGCGATCGGATCAGGCAGCCCTGATGGAGATCCATGCCGCGATGATTGACCGTGTCGATCAGAGAATCGGAGATGTCCTGGATAAACTCAAATCGATGGGCGTCTTTGACAAAACACTGATTCTGTTCTGCTCGGATAATGGCGCTGAAAAAGTAGGCACGCGGAAGGTTCCCGAAAACGCAGGCGAGGTCGGTACGTACTTGTCGATAGGCAGTAGCTGGAGCAACGTTGCCAACACGCCGCACCGCATGAGCAAATTGAGCGCCTACAATGGCGGTTCACGAACTCCCATGATTCTTCATTGGCCCAATAGAATTAAGAATCCGGGTCGTTTCACGGATAAATTCGCACACGTTTCCAACGTCATGCCAACCTTTTTGGAAATTTCAGACGCGGAATATCCAGAAACATTCAATGGAGTCTCTGGGCGGGAAATCCTCGGAGCCAGCTTTGCCGACGTGATCGATGACCAGCCGATCGAACACCAAGACACAATCTATATGAACCGAGGCGGACAGTCGTTCATCATCGATGACGGTTGGAAACTGGTGACCGAGGACGGGAAAAATTGGAGTCTGTATAATCTTAATAAAGAGGAGACAGAAATCACCGACCTATCCCAGGCTGAACCCGAGCGATTCAACACTCTGCTCGCAAAGTACCAAGCATGGAAAGACTCCATCAAATAA
- a CDS encoding sulfatase — translation MRNLIQCLCVVLLSTSSLYAQPKPNVVLILADDLGWQDLKCYDVDAPSAYDTPNLDAFAKKGVMFWQAYSPAPTCSPSRCAILSGNHPARAQKTHVVGGRPPAPRNSRSRMIDPWYSGRMPEDTFTLARAMKANGYTSGHAGKWHIAINHSAFPQPADVGFDYTRSTRGAHSSRGMDNRLSGFATTAKDDPYRLDANGFPYHQNNEDALTFLRENKDKPFFLYYCTWLVHSPIVTRNEALLKKYAERMGVEPQPQNDKSMIGQKNPFYGAMVESLDYYVGQVFQYLETTEDPRWPGHMLSENTYIIFASDNGGVKGYTDNTPLDRGKSSAKEGGTRVPMMIVGPGISAGVQSDVRVNGLDFYPTILSLTGSQRPEGKNLDGCDLAPLLLGDPKDPTMVKDTNGSVRDTTMWHFPHGNSLESTLIVGDYKLIRNYDHVNNDGTPELEVFQLYRTENGKRVRVDIEEANNLAAKMPEKAAAMNARLTEILTEMDASYPYYNPSNKTMPGQSSVCTVNSHKATGNSVEFVFTENGAKVVRADLLYTLNGGKTHEEWFRTTATLKDSTTASVELPAGTTHYYLNLVDENNFLVSYPEVGQNGAYSNQAIPAN, via the coding sequence ATGAGAAACCTAATACAGTGTCTATGCGTGGTGCTGTTGTCCACTTCGTCGCTCTATGCTCAGCCCAAACCCAACGTGGTGTTGATTCTGGCGGACGACCTAGGCTGGCAAGACTTGAAGTGCTATGACGTCGACGCCCCATCGGCCTATGACACACCGAATCTGGATGCCTTTGCAAAAAAAGGTGTAATGTTCTGGCAGGCCTATTCGCCTGCACCGACCTGTTCGCCGTCTCGCTGTGCCATATTGAGTGGGAACCATCCGGCCCGGGCCCAGAAGACGCACGTGGTGGGCGGGCGTCCGCCGGCCCCGCGTAATAGTCGCTCGCGGATGATTGATCCTTGGTACAGCGGTCGGATGCCGGAGGACACGTTCACGCTCGCACGAGCGATGAAAGCCAACGGCTATACATCAGGGCATGCGGGCAAATGGCACATTGCAATCAATCATTCTGCTTTCCCACAGCCAGCGGATGTGGGATTCGATTACACTCGTTCGACTCGAGGTGCACACAGCTCGCGAGGCATGGACAACCGTCTCAGCGGTTTTGCCACGACGGCGAAGGATGATCCCTATCGCCTGGACGCGAACGGTTTTCCTTACCACCAAAATAATGAGGATGCCTTAACGTTTCTACGCGAAAATAAGGATAAACCCTTTTTCCTCTACTACTGCACCTGGTTGGTCCACTCACCGATTGTTACACGCAATGAGGCCTTGCTGAAGAAGTATGCCGAGCGAATGGGTGTAGAACCACAGCCACAGAACGACAAGAGCATGATAGGGCAGAAGAATCCCTTCTACGGGGCGATGGTTGAGTCTCTCGATTATTATGTCGGGCAGGTTTTCCAATATTTGGAAACCACCGAGGATCCGCGGTGGCCGGGTCATATGCTGAGCGAAAATACCTACATCATCTTTGCCTCCGATAACGGAGGCGTGAAAGGCTACACGGACAATACACCCTTGGATCGAGGGAAATCCTCTGCGAAAGAGGGTGGTACCCGCGTGCCAATGATGATCGTCGGCCCTGGCATTTCGGCAGGCGTGCAATCCGATGTACGGGTGAACGGCCTTGATTTCTATCCGACCATTCTTTCGTTGACAGGTTCGCAACGGCCGGAGGGCAAGAATCTTGATGGCTGCGACCTGGCACCACTCCTGTTGGGTGACCCCAAAGACCCGACGATGGTTAAAGATACCAATGGTTCGGTGCGTGACACAACGATGTGGCATTTCCCGCATGGCAATAGTTTGGAAAGCACATTGATTGTCGGCGATTATAAGTTAATCCGAAACTATGACCACGTGAACAACGATGGGACACCTGAACTCGAAGTTTTCCAGCTCTATCGAACCGAAAATGGAAAACGAGTGCGGGTGGATATTGAAGAGGCCAATAACCTAGCCGCGAAGATGCCGGAAAAGGCGGCCGCAATGAATGCTCGGCTAACCGAAATACTGACCGAGATGGACGCGAGCTATCCGTACTATAACCCCTCGAATAAGACGATGCCCGGACAGTCTTCGGTATGCACCGTCAATTCTCATAAAGCTACCGGGAATTCGGTCGAATTCGTCTTTACTGAAAACGGTGCCAAAGTGGTGCGGGCGGATCTGCTCTATACGCTCAACGGCGGCAAAACGCATGAGGAATGGTTTCGGACGACGGCCACGTTGAAGGACAGTACGACGGCATCCGTCGAACTGCCGGCCGGGACGACGCACTATTATCTGAACTTGGTTGACGAAAACAATTTCTTGGTCAGCTATCCAGAGGTTGGACAAAACGGGGCCTATTCGAATCAGGCGATCCCTGCGAACTAG